A genomic window from Exiguobacterium acetylicum DSM 20416 includes:
- a CDS encoding UPF0223 family protein — protein sequence MALNYPLNSDWSTEEIVKVIDFFNLVEQAYESGVERQRLLEAYREFKQIVTSKSEEKQWDQFYAEETGCSSYRTMQQAKRQEESIVRMKK from the coding sequence ATGGCATTGAATTATCCGCTCAATTCCGATTGGTCGACTGAAGAAATCGTGAAAGTCATCGACTTCTTTAATTTAGTCGAACAAGCGTATGAATCAGGCGTTGAACGACAGCGGTTGCTCGAAGCATATCGTGAATTCAAACAGATCGTCACCTCGAAATCCGAGGAGAAGCAATGGGATCAGTTTTATGCGGAAGAGACAGGTTGCTCGAGTTATCGGACGATGCAGCAGGCGAAACGTCAAGAAGAATCAATCGTTCGTATGAAGAAATAA